Proteins from a genomic interval of Rhodococcoides fascians A25f:
- a CDS encoding DUF6131 family protein encodes MIVLGIILALIGYFAGISILTTVGIILVVVGAVLTVLGSMGRAVGGRKTWF; translated from the coding sequence ATGATCGTTCTCGGAATTATCCTCGCCCTCATCGGCTATTTCGCCGGCATTTCAATTTTGACGACTGTCGGCATCATCTTGGTGGTCGTCGGCGCAGTTCTGACGGTGCTCGGTTCGATGGGGCGCGCAGTCGGTGGCCGCAAGACATGGTTCTGA